Proteins encoded within one genomic window of Burkholderia glumae LMG 2196 = ATCC 33617:
- the tnpA gene encoding IS66-like element accessory protein TnpA, producing the protein MTENEVDFFPLRVTGVTATGKRRFDPEGKRKLIEACMQPGASIAGLALKAGVNANQLHKWIHLRERTSGTALTTTRKPAPSAFVPVVTVNDVMSVAQRAPAPESPKKNHSISSAVQARLSAQLPNGVTLRLECAAHDAALVRAMIEALGVR; encoded by the coding sequence ATGACAGAGAACGAAGTTGATTTCTTTCCGCTGCGGGTGACGGGCGTGACCGCCACCGGCAAGCGACGCTTTGATCCAGAGGGTAAGCGCAAGCTGATCGAGGCCTGTATGCAGCCAGGTGCGTCGATTGCCGGACTTGCGCTGAAGGCCGGCGTCAACGCGAACCAACTGCATAAATGGATTCACTTGCGCGAGCGTACGAGCGGGACTGCGCTGACGACAACTCGTAAGCCGGCGCCATCGGCATTCGTACCGGTCGTGACCGTCAACGACGTGATGTCCGTGGCGCAGCGCGCACCCGCGCCTGAATCGCCGAAGAAGAACCACTCGATAAGCTCCGCCGTGCAGGCTCGACTTTCGGCGCAGTTGCCCAATGGCGTGACGCTGCGACTCGAATGCGCAGCGCACGATGCCGCCCTCGTGCGAGCGATGATCGAAGCATTGGGAGTGCGCTAA
- a CDS encoding IS481 family transposase, producing MSSLNQNVIRHKIGLLNLATELGNVSKACKVMGLSRDTFYRYQNAVAEGGVDALFDSNRRKPNPKNRVDEATEIAVLAYAIEQPAHGQVRVSNELRRRGIFVSASGVRSIWLRHELSSFKLRLVALEKQVAEKGIVLSEDQVAALERKQDDDVAHGEIETAHPGYLGSQDTFYVGTIKGVGRIYQQTFVDTYSKVAMAKLYTTKTPITAADLLNDRVLPFFEEHGMGVIRMLTDRGTEYCGKPESHDYQLYLALNDIEHTKTKARHPQTNGICERFHKTILQEFYQVAFRHKLYLTLAELQVDLDTWLMYYNGERTHQGKMCCGRTPLQTLIAGKEVWKEKVSHLNLI from the coding sequence GTGAGTAGTCTCAACCAAAATGTCATCCGCCACAAGATCGGTCTGCTGAATCTGGCCACCGAGCTCGGGAACGTGTCGAAGGCCTGCAAGGTGATGGGGCTGTCGCGCGATACGTTCTACCGCTATCAGAATGCCGTGGCCGAGGGCGGCGTCGATGCCCTGTTCGACAGCAATCGGCGCAAGCCGAATCCCAAGAATCGAGTCGATGAAGCGACGGAAATCGCCGTGCTGGCCTATGCCATCGAGCAGCCCGCCCACGGGCAGGTTCGGGTCAGCAACGAATTACGCCGGCGCGGTATTTTCGTGTCTGCATCCGGCGTTCGTTCGATCTGGCTGCGTCACGAATTGTCGTCCTTCAAGCTGAGGCTCGTGGCGCTGGAGAAGCAGGTCGCTGAAAAAGGCATCGTGCTGAGCGAGGACCAGGTGGCCGCGCTGGAAAGAAAGCAGGACGACGATGTGGCTCATGGCGAAATCGAAACCGCTCATCCCGGCTATCTGGGCTCGCAGGACACGTTCTACGTGGGCACGATCAAGGGCGTAGGCCGGATTTACCAGCAGACCTTCGTCGACACCTACAGCAAAGTGGCGATGGCCAAGCTGTACACGACCAAGACGCCGATCACGGCGGCCGATCTGCTCAATGACCGGGTGTTGCCGTTCTTCGAGGAGCACGGCATGGGTGTGATCCGCATGCTGACCGATCGAGGCACGGAGTATTGCGGCAAGCCGGAATCGCACGATTATCAGCTGTACCTGGCGCTGAACGACATCGAGCACACCAAAACCAAGGCGCGACATCCGCAGACCAATGGCATCTGCGAGCGGTTCCATAAAACCATCCTGCAGGAGTTTTATCAGGTCGCGTTCCGCCACAAGCTCTATCTGACGCTGGCGGAACTGCAGGTCGATCTCGATACTTGGCTGATGTACTACAACGGCGAGCGAACGCATCAAGGTAAGATGTGTTGTGGTCGCACGCCTTTGCAGACGCTCATCGCGGGCAAGGAGGTGTGGAAGGAGAAAGTGAGCCACCTGAATCTGATCTGA